Proteins encoded by one window of Streptococcus suis S735:
- a CDS encoding FtsX-like permease family protein: protein MKKKIYWKDMRQSLLSSKGRFLSIFSLMMLGALALTGLKVTAPNMEKTAQAYIASHRTMDLAVISGLGLSQADLDELETIEGATLEAGYFKDVVTNEGQTAIRLFSAPKTLSTYKLVEGEVPSQKGQIALSASFKNRYKLDDTVQVTESDKDGKILTQTSFTLVGFVASAEIWDNETMGMAVSGDGQLGGYGLVSQDTFKSEVYTIARIRYDDLVDLPYYSQAYQDRLDQHQEDLEKLLANNDEQRLATIQSDGQTDISKGEEEIAQAQSQLEQAESELETGEEQLATGRSEFARGRAKVVQTEAELRAAQAQLLKNKFELEESKKELDGRKAQLEQTASFLDGYQMELEMSAQQLEEAKQELDSQNAQLSQTASQISTGRASWFQAQQELDLEIANHLQEGQTLSDYPDLLARQEGLDVEKSRLDQMESAHEQANQAYLQGYDYYQTKQNEYNSNLAQYQTWNQEYQAGLARYQAGLSQYEQGIAAYNKGVEDYEWGLSQLESSNQLLRQEELRLEEADKELSQAQSQFSDKKAVADQEISQAQTEIAQAKSDLSKLAKAPYQVYTRSSLPGGDGYTTYSNATRSIAAVGNVFPVVLYLVAALVTFTTMARFVDEERTQSGILKALGYTNRQIMAKFILYGLAAGLVGTIVGIIAGNLLLSPLISDIITQTTVIGPAKLHFYPLWTGLALLLSLVSSVLPAYLVARRELTEKPAQLLLPKPPVTGSSIWLEKWPAIWSRLSFTHKVTARNIFRYKLRMLMTIFGVAGTVALLFGGLGIRSSISGVVQRQFGELIHYDMLVVENSRATEEELDKLTHFLQSDQVRQSLPVAFEQLNQTVEENGQRKNLSISLYISDRRDFGNQVSLESSTGQPIKLSDRGIVLTEKLAQIYGVSVGDKLSLTLEDKEVSVRVEAVADMYAGHFIYMTDSYYEQVTGKQKTANAYLVQLKDSQLGHIQTLASQLLAMPAVRSLVQNTSLIDMLTTIAGSLQTIMTILVILSILLGLVILYNLTIINMSERIRELSTIKVLGFHNREVTMYIYRETIALSLIGMLVGLVGGIYLHKLLLAMIGSDSIRFNPSVGLEVYLIPILAISGILSVLGWYVNHHLRKVDMLVALKSVD, encoded by the coding sequence ATGAAAAAGAAAATCTACTGGAAGGATATGAGACAATCTCTGCTTTCTTCCAAGGGGCGTTTTTTGTCCATATTTAGCCTGATGATGCTAGGAGCTCTAGCTTTGACAGGTCTGAAAGTAACAGCTCCCAATATGGAAAAGACGGCCCAAGCCTACATAGCCAGTCATCGAACGATGGATTTGGCAGTAATTTCAGGTCTGGGACTTAGTCAAGCTGACCTTGACGAATTAGAAACGATAGAAGGTGCTACTCTTGAAGCGGGCTACTTTAAAGATGTGGTTACTAATGAAGGTCAGACTGCAATTCGGCTGTTTTCAGCTCCCAAGACCCTATCGACCTATAAACTAGTAGAAGGGGAAGTGCCCAGCCAAAAGGGGCAAATAGCCCTATCAGCTTCTTTCAAAAATCGTTACAAATTGGACGATACTGTTCAAGTGACGGAGTCTGATAAGGATGGAAAAATCTTGACACAGACAAGTTTTACTCTTGTGGGCTTTGTCGCATCAGCAGAAATTTGGGACAATGAAACCATGGGCATGGCTGTAAGTGGTGATGGGCAGTTAGGTGGCTATGGCCTTGTTAGTCAGGATACCTTCAAATCAGAAGTTTACACTATTGCCCGTATTCGCTATGATGATTTGGTTGATTTACCATATTACAGTCAGGCCTATCAAGACAGGTTGGACCAGCACCAAGAAGACTTAGAAAAGTTATTGGCTAACAATGATGAACAACGATTGGCAACTATTCAGTCAGATGGACAGACAGATATTTCAAAAGGGGAAGAGGAAATTGCTCAGGCTCAGTCCCAGCTTGAACAGGCAGAGTCAGAACTGGAAACAGGGGAGGAGCAATTAGCGACAGGTCGCAGTGAGTTTGCGCGTGGTAGGGCTAAGGTTGTCCAAACGGAAGCTGAATTACGAGCTGCCCAAGCCCAACTATTAAAAAATAAGTTTGAATTGGAAGAAAGTAAAAAGGAATTGGACGGGCGTAAGGCTCAATTAGAACAGACTGCTTCATTTCTAGACGGCTATCAGATGGAATTAGAAATGTCAGCCCAGCAGTTAGAAGAGGCCAAGCAAGAATTGGATTCCCAAAATGCCCAACTGAGTCAGACCGCATCTCAGATTTCCACAGGGCGAGCTAGTTGGTTTCAAGCTCAGCAAGAGTTAGACCTTGAAATTGCCAATCACTTGCAAGAAGGTCAAACCCTCTCAGACTATCCTGACTTGTTGGCCAGACAGGAAGGTTTGGATGTTGAGAAAAGCCGATTAGACCAAATGGAATCTGCACATGAGCAGGCCAACCAAGCCTATTTACAAGGTTATGATTACTATCAAACCAAACAAAATGAATACAATAGCAATCTAGCCCAGTACCAAACTTGGAATCAAGAATATCAGGCAGGTTTGGCCCGTTATCAAGCAGGTTTGAGTCAGTATGAACAAGGCATTGCAGCCTACAATAAAGGAGTAGAAGACTATGAATGGGGACTGAGTCAGTTAGAGTCTTCAAATCAACTGCTCCGTCAGGAAGAACTCCGTTTGGAGGAGGCTGATAAAGAGTTAAGTCAAGCTCAATCCCAATTTTCTGATAAGAAAGCTGTGGCCGATCAAGAAATTAGCCAAGCTCAAACCGAGATTGCTCAGGCTAAATCCGACTTAAGTAAGCTGGCAAAAGCGCCCTATCAGGTCTATACTCGTTCAAGCCTACCAGGTGGAGATGGCTATACTACCTATAGCAATGCGACTAGGTCTATTGCTGCAGTGGGCAATGTCTTCCCAGTTGTTCTCTACCTTGTCGCAGCTCTAGTGACTTTTACCACCATGGCCCGTTTTGTCGATGAAGAGCGAACACAGTCAGGTATCCTCAAGGCCCTTGGTTATACGAATAGACAGATTATGGCTAAGTTCATTCTCTATGGTTTGGCGGCAGGTCTGGTAGGAACAATAGTCGGCATAATAGCAGGTAATCTCCTCTTGTCTCCACTTATTTCCGACATTATTACGCAGACAACTGTGATTGGACCAGCTAAACTTCATTTTTATCCCCTTTGGACAGGTTTAGCCTTGCTCCTATCTTTGGTTTCCTCGGTCCTGCCAGCTTACTTGGTGGCTCGTCGGGAGCTGACAGAAAAACCTGCTCAGCTACTTTTACCTAAGCCACCGGTCACAGGCTCCAGCATTTGGCTTGAAAAATGGCCGGCTATCTGGTCTCGTCTGAGCTTTACCCATAAGGTGACAGCCCGCAATATCTTCCGCTACAAGCTTCGTATGCTTATGACCATCTTTGGAGTAGCAGGGACCGTCGCCCTTCTTTTTGGAGGACTGGGTATCCGTTCCTCCATCTCAGGAGTTGTCCAACGACAGTTTGGGGAGCTGATCCATTATGATATGTTGGTGGTGGAAAATAGCAGAGCTACTGAGGAAGAGTTAGATAAGTTAACACATTTTCTTCAGTCAGATCAGGTTCGCCAATCCTTGCCAGTGGCTTTTGAACAGCTCAATCAAACGGTGGAAGAAAACGGTCAGAGAAAGAATTTATCGATTAGTCTCTACATTTCAGACCGTCGGGATTTTGGAAATCAAGTCAGTCTGGAAAGCTCGACAGGTCAGCCTATTAAACTGAGTGACAGGGGGATTGTCCTCACAGAAAAATTGGCGCAAATTTACGGGGTCTCAGTTGGTGATAAGTTATCACTGACCTTGGAAGATAAGGAAGTTTCAGTCAGGGTAGAGGCTGTGGCTGATATGTACGCAGGGCATTTTATCTACATGACAGATAGCTACTACGAACAAGTGACCGGCAAGCAGAAGACTGCCAATGCCTATTTGGTTCAATTGAAAGACAGTCAGTTGGGGCATATTCAGACTCTTGCAAGTCAACTCCTAGCGATGCCAGCAGTCAGAAGTTTGGTTCAAAATACTTCTCTTATAGACATGCTTACCACGATTGCAGGCTCGCTTCAGACCATCATGACCATTCTAGTCATCCTATCCATCTTGCTCGGCTTGGTTATTCTTTACAACCTTACAATTATCAATATGTCCGAACGGATTCGTGAATTATCCACCATCAAGGTGCTGGGCTTCCACAATAGAGAGGTGACCATGTACATCTATCGTGAAACCATTGCCCTTTCGCTGATTGGTATGTTGGTTGGACTGGTTGGCGGTATTTATCTCCACAAGCTCCTTCTTGCCATGATTGGTTCGGACAGTATCCGCTTCAATCCATCTGTCGGACTAGAAGTCTATCTCATTCCTATCTTAGCCATTAGTGGAATTTTGTCTGTTCTTGGTTGGTATGTCAATCACCATCTGAGAAAGGTTGATATGCTGGTGGCCTTGAAGTCGGTTGATTAA
- a CDS encoding ABC transporter ATP-binding protein produces MSYIQVKNSSKYYQMGDATIVANDGVSFEIEQGELVIILGSSGAGKSTLLNILGGMDSNDEGEVWIDGVDIAKLSSHELTNYRRDDVGFVFQFYNLVANLTAKENVELAAEIVKDALDAEEVLEQVGLGHRINNFPAQLSGGEQQRVAIARAVAKKPKILLCDEPTGALDYQTGKQVLQILQDMSRKQGATVIIVTHNSSLAPIADRVIRMRDARVHSVELHAEPQDIASLEY; encoded by the coding sequence ATGTCCTATATCCAAGTAAAGAATTCGTCAAAATACTACCAAATGGGAGATGCGACCATTGTGGCCAATGATGGTGTGTCCTTTGAGATTGAGCAGGGTGAGCTGGTCATCATTCTGGGTTCATCTGGTGCGGGCAAATCCACTCTGCTCAATATCTTAGGTGGCATGGACAGCAACGACGAGGGGGAGGTTTGGATTGACGGTGTGGATATCGCCAAGCTGTCAAGTCATGAACTGACCAATTATCGTAGAGATGATGTAGGTTTTGTATTTCAATTTTATAACTTGGTTGCCAATCTGACCGCCAAGGAAAATGTGGAACTGGCAGCAGAAATCGTCAAGGATGCCTTGGATGCCGAGGAGGTCTTGGAACAGGTCGGACTCGGTCACCGAATCAATAATTTCCCTGCTCAGCTTTCAGGCGGTGAACAACAACGTGTGGCCATTGCCCGTGCTGTTGCCAAAAAGCCTAAAATTTTGCTTTGCGATGAACCAACTGGCGCTCTGGACTACCAAACAGGTAAGCAGGTTTTACAAATCCTACAAGATATGTCCCGCAAGCAGGGGGCAACGGTGATTATCGTGACCCACAATAGTTCCCTAGCCCCTATTGCAGACAGGGTCATTCGGATGCGGGATGCCCGTGTGCACTCCGTTGAGTTACACGCAGAACCACAGGATATTGCAAGCCTAGAATATTAG